One Notolabrus celidotus isolate fNotCel1 chromosome 18, fNotCel1.pri, whole genome shotgun sequence DNA window includes the following coding sequences:
- the rhbdf1b gene encoding inactive rhomboid protein 1 isoform X5, producing the protein MREMELHSQDNLSLASTETPPPLYLPPHHPSHHHYGMQRIVDPLARGRAFRMVEEVDGCSVPQTPITPGTASLCSFSSSRSGLNRLPRRRKRESVAVMSLKAAAALMKGRTLGDSTAGQCRRRSFMPPSFFEDDTVDFPDDLDTSFFTRDGLQDELSSYADEVFETPSEADLKQLDERELTGSALDKSELERSHLMLPLERGWRKAKDGSLVHPRVRLKQEVVSANNQPQRGQRIVVPVKRLFAKEKRPYGLGIVGRLTNRSYRKRIDSFVKRQIEDMDDHRPFFTYWITFVHLLITILAVTIYGIAPIGFTQHETVDSVLRNKGVYENVKFVQQQNFWVGPSSEALIHLGAKFSPCMRQDGEIHKLIQEKRARERESGCCVRNDRSGCLQTLQEECSSTLAVWVKWPQHPSAPTLNGTVRQYGAVCHQDPRICLEPASVSPHDWPNDIAKWPVCTRYNSGNHTNLPHIDCTITGRPCCIGTKGRCEITSREYCDFMHGYFHEEATLCSQVACMDDVCGLLPFLNPEIPDQFSRLWLSLFLHAGILHCLVSVFFQMTVLRDIEKLAGWLRISIIYMLSGITGNLASAIFLPYRAEVGPAGSQFGILACLFVELFQSWQILERPWRAFAKLLAISVFFFSFGLLPWIDNFAHICGFVSGFFLSFAFLPYISFGQSDMYRKRVQICVFLLVFLGLLSALAVLFYVYPVKCDWCEYLTCIPITDKFCEKYDLNAHIL; encoded by the exons ATGAGGGAGATGGAGCTCCACAGCCAAGACAACCTCTCCCTGGCCAGCACTGAGACCCCTCCTCCCCTTTACCTCCCACCCCACCACCCCAGTCACCACCACTATGGCATGCAGAGG atcGTAGACCCCCTGGCACGGGGTCGGGCCTTCCGCATGGTGGAAGAGGTAGATGGCTGCAGTGTCCCGCAAACCCCCATCACGCCCGGCACTGCCTCCCTTTGCTCCTTTTCAAGCTCCCGCTCTGGCCTCAACAGGTTGCCTCGACGTCGCAAACGAGAGTCTGTCGCAGTCATGAGCCTAAAGGCTGCAGCAGCACTAATGAAG ggcCGGACGTTAGGAGACAGCACAGCCGGGCAGTGTCGCAGACGGAGTTTCATGCCTCCGAGTTTCTTTGAAGATGACACTGTGGACTTCCCTGATGATCTGGACACTTCTTTTTTCACCAGA GACGGCCTGCAGGATGAGCTGTCAAGCTATGCTGATGAAGTGTTTGAGACCCCCTCGGAGGCTGACCTCAAGCAGCTGGATGAGAGGGAGCTCACAGGAAGTGCACTGGACAAGAGCGAACTGGAGAGGAGTCACCTCATGCT GCCCTTGGAGCGAGGGTGGAGAAAAGCAAAAGACGGCTCTCTGGTTCATCCCAGGGTCCGcctgaaacaggaagttgtgAGCGCCAACAACCAGCCGCAGAGGGGACAGAGGATCGTGGTTCCTGTCAAGAGGTTGTTTGCCAAAGAGAAGAGGCCTTATGGACTCGGCATAGTCGGACGTCTCACCAACAGATCGTACCGCAAGCGTATTGACAGCTTTGTCAAAAGGCAGATCGAGGACATGGATGATCACAG GCCATTTTTCACCTATTGGATCACATTTGTCCACTTACTCATCACCATTCTTGCAGTCACTATCTACGGCATCGCACCTATTGGTTTCACACAACACGAAACAGTCGACTCT gtGTTGAGGAACAAGGGGGTTTATGAAAACGTCAAGTTTGTGCAGCAACAAAACTTTTGGGTGGGCCCAAGCTCA GAGGCGCTAATCCATCTGGGAGCAAAGTTTTCTCCATGCATGCGTCAAGACGGAGAGATCCACAAACTGATCCAGgagaagagagcgagagagagagagtctggtTGCTGCGTCAGGAACGATCGATCGGGCTGTCTGCAGACGTTGCAGGAGGAGTGTTCG AGCACTCTGGCTGTGTGGGTGAAGTGGCCTCAGCACCCTAGCGCTCCCACTCTTAATGGTACGGTCCGCCAGTATGGTGCGGTCTGCCATCAGGACCCCAG AATCTGTCTGGAGCCAGCCTCGGTTTCACCTCACGACTGGCCTAATGACATCGCCAAGTGGCCA GTTTGTACAAGGTACAACTCTGGGAATCACACCAATCTCCCCCACATAGACTGCACCATTACAGGCCGGCCCTGCTGCATCGGAACCAAAGGACG GTGTGAAATCACTTCCAGGGAGTACTGTGACTTTATGCACGGCTACTTCCACGAGGAGGCTACTCTCTGCTCACAG gtGGCCTGCATGGATGACGTGTGTGGTTTGCTGCCTTTCCTCAACCCAGAAATTCCAGACCAGTTCTCTCGGCTCTggctgtctctctttctccatgCAGG GATCCTGCACTGCCTGGTGTCCGTGTTTTTCCAGATGACAGTGCTAAGAGACATAGAGAAGCTGGCAGGCTGGCTCAGGATCTCCATCATCTATATGCTGAGCGGCATCACCGGCAACCTGGCCTCTGCCATCTTCCTGCCCTACAGAGCAGAG GTTGGTCCTGCAGGCAGTCAGTTTGGCATCCTGGCCTGCCTGTTCGTGGAGCTGTTTCAGAGCTGGCAGATCCTGGAGCGACCATGGAGAGCCTTCGCAAAGCTGCTGGccatctctgtcttcttcttctcctttggTCTGCTTCCTTGGATCGACAACTTTGCCCATATCTGTGGTTTCGTGTCAGGATTCTTCCTGTCCTTTGCCTTTCTGCCATACATCAG CTTTGGACAATCTGACATGTACCGTAAACGGGTCCAGATCTGCGTCTTCCTGCTGGTGTTCCTGGGTCTGCTCTCCGCCCTGGCCGTCCTTTTCTACGTTTACCCAGTAAAGTGTGACTGGTGCGAGTACCTCACCTGCATCCCCATCACAGACAAGTTCTGCGAGAAGTACGACCTGAACGCACACATCCTCTGA
- the rhbdf1b gene encoding inactive rhomboid protein 1 isoform X1, giving the protein MDEQGSRDNSLQRKKPPWLKLDIPTIQLTPDDAPNINQPLKRLRSVSMPGENPQTRIAALETSNNYLRPPLERLPSFTQSIKSEKRVRFERVNTVPPKGQRGPRRVSTIRRRSCIPKILARRRSSIPKQIIRGTADWFGVSKDSDSTQRWRRKSLQHCSHLYGGLKPQVMREMELHSQDNLSLASTETPPPLYLPPHHPSHHHYGMQRIVDPLARGRAFRMVEEVDGCSVPQTPITPGTASLCSFSSSRSGLNRLPRRRKRESVAVMSLKAAAALMKGRTLGDSTAGQCRRRSFMPPSFFEDDTVDFPDDLDTSFFTRDGLQDELSSYADEVFETPSEADLKQLDERELTGSALDKSELERSHLMLPLERGWRKAKDGSLVHPRVRLKQEVVSANNQPQRGQRIVVPVKRLFAKEKRPYGLGIVGRLTNRSYRKRIDSFVKRQIEDMDDHRPFFTYWITFVHLLITILAVTIYGIAPIGFTQHETVDSVLRNKGVYENVKFVQQQNFWVGPSSEALIHLGAKFSPCMRQDGEIHKLIQEKRARERESGCCVRNDRSGCLQTLQEECSSTLAVWVKWPQHPSAPTLNGTVRQYGAVCHQDPRICLEPASVSPHDWPNDIAKWPVCTRYNSGNHTNLPHIDCTITGRPCCIGTKGRCEITSREYCDFMHGYFHEEATLCSQVACMDDVCGLLPFLNPEIPDQFSRLWLSLFLHAGILHCLVSVFFQMTVLRDIEKLAGWLRISIIYMLSGITGNLASAIFLPYRAEVGPAGSQFGILACLFVELFQSWQILERPWRAFAKLLAISVFFFSFGLLPWIDNFAHICGFVSGFFLSFAFLPYISFGQSDMYRKRVQICVFLLVFLGLLSALAVLFYVYPVKCDWCEYLTCIPITDKFCEKYDLNAHIL; this is encoded by the exons ATGGATGAGCAGGGCAGCAGGGACAACAGCCTGCAGAGGAAAAAGCCACCATGGCTCAAACTGGACATCCCGACAATCCAGCTGACACCGGATGACGCACCCAATATAAACCAG CCATTGAAGCGCCTGCGCAGTGTCAGCATGCCAGGTGAAAACCCCCAGACCCGCATAGCTGCCTTGGAAACTTCCAACAACTACCTCAGACCTCCTCTGGAGAGACTACCCTCCTTTACACAATCCATCAagag TGAGAAAAGGGTTCGCTTTGAGCGGGTCAACACAGTTCCCCCAAAGGGCCAGAGGGGCCCGAGGAGGGTGTCAACTATTCGGAGGCGGTCCTGCATCCCCAAAATACTAGCTCGACGACGTTCATCTATACCCAAACAGATTATAAG GGGTACAGCCGACTGGTTTGGGGTGAGCAAAGACAGCGACAGCACGCAgcgatggaggaggaagagcctGCAGCACTGCAGCCATCTTTACGGGGGTCTAAAGCCGCAGGTGATGAGGGAGATGGAGCTCCACAGCCAAGACAACCTCTCCCTGGCCAGCACTGAGACCCCTCCTCCCCTTTACCTCCCACCCCACCACCCCAGTCACCACCACTATGGCATGCAGAGG atcGTAGACCCCCTGGCACGGGGTCGGGCCTTCCGCATGGTGGAAGAGGTAGATGGCTGCAGTGTCCCGCAAACCCCCATCACGCCCGGCACTGCCTCCCTTTGCTCCTTTTCAAGCTCCCGCTCTGGCCTCAACAGGTTGCCTCGACGTCGCAAACGAGAGTCTGTCGCAGTCATGAGCCTAAAGGCTGCAGCAGCACTAATGAAG ggcCGGACGTTAGGAGACAGCACAGCCGGGCAGTGTCGCAGACGGAGTTTCATGCCTCCGAGTTTCTTTGAAGATGACACTGTGGACTTCCCTGATGATCTGGACACTTCTTTTTTCACCAGA GACGGCCTGCAGGATGAGCTGTCAAGCTATGCTGATGAAGTGTTTGAGACCCCCTCGGAGGCTGACCTCAAGCAGCTGGATGAGAGGGAGCTCACAGGAAGTGCACTGGACAAGAGCGAACTGGAGAGGAGTCACCTCATGCT GCCCTTGGAGCGAGGGTGGAGAAAAGCAAAAGACGGCTCTCTGGTTCATCCCAGGGTCCGcctgaaacaggaagttgtgAGCGCCAACAACCAGCCGCAGAGGGGACAGAGGATCGTGGTTCCTGTCAAGAGGTTGTTTGCCAAAGAGAAGAGGCCTTATGGACTCGGCATAGTCGGACGTCTCACCAACAGATCGTACCGCAAGCGTATTGACAGCTTTGTCAAAAGGCAGATCGAGGACATGGATGATCACAG GCCATTTTTCACCTATTGGATCACATTTGTCCACTTACTCATCACCATTCTTGCAGTCACTATCTACGGCATCGCACCTATTGGTTTCACACAACACGAAACAGTCGACTCT gtGTTGAGGAACAAGGGGGTTTATGAAAACGTCAAGTTTGTGCAGCAACAAAACTTTTGGGTGGGCCCAAGCTCA GAGGCGCTAATCCATCTGGGAGCAAAGTTTTCTCCATGCATGCGTCAAGACGGAGAGATCCACAAACTGATCCAGgagaagagagcgagagagagagagtctggtTGCTGCGTCAGGAACGATCGATCGGGCTGTCTGCAGACGTTGCAGGAGGAGTGTTCG AGCACTCTGGCTGTGTGGGTGAAGTGGCCTCAGCACCCTAGCGCTCCCACTCTTAATGGTACGGTCCGCCAGTATGGTGCGGTCTGCCATCAGGACCCCAG AATCTGTCTGGAGCCAGCCTCGGTTTCACCTCACGACTGGCCTAATGACATCGCCAAGTGGCCA GTTTGTACAAGGTACAACTCTGGGAATCACACCAATCTCCCCCACATAGACTGCACCATTACAGGCCGGCCCTGCTGCATCGGAACCAAAGGACG GTGTGAAATCACTTCCAGGGAGTACTGTGACTTTATGCACGGCTACTTCCACGAGGAGGCTACTCTCTGCTCACAG gtGGCCTGCATGGATGACGTGTGTGGTTTGCTGCCTTTCCTCAACCCAGAAATTCCAGACCAGTTCTCTCGGCTCTggctgtctctctttctccatgCAGG GATCCTGCACTGCCTGGTGTCCGTGTTTTTCCAGATGACAGTGCTAAGAGACATAGAGAAGCTGGCAGGCTGGCTCAGGATCTCCATCATCTATATGCTGAGCGGCATCACCGGCAACCTGGCCTCTGCCATCTTCCTGCCCTACAGAGCAGAG GTTGGTCCTGCAGGCAGTCAGTTTGGCATCCTGGCCTGCCTGTTCGTGGAGCTGTTTCAGAGCTGGCAGATCCTGGAGCGACCATGGAGAGCCTTCGCAAAGCTGCTGGccatctctgtcttcttcttctcctttggTCTGCTTCCTTGGATCGACAACTTTGCCCATATCTGTGGTTTCGTGTCAGGATTCTTCCTGTCCTTTGCCTTTCTGCCATACATCAG CTTTGGACAATCTGACATGTACCGTAAACGGGTCCAGATCTGCGTCTTCCTGCTGGTGTTCCTGGGTCTGCTCTCCGCCCTGGCCGTCCTTTTCTACGTTTACCCAGTAAAGTGTGACTGGTGCGAGTACCTCACCTGCATCCCCATCACAGACAAGTTCTGCGAGAAGTACGACCTGAACGCACACATCCTCTGA
- the rhbdf1b gene encoding inactive rhomboid protein 1 isoform X2, whose translation MDEQGSRDNSLQRKKPPWLKLDIPTIQLTPDDAPNINQPLKRLRSVSMPGENPQTRIAALETSNNYLRPPLERLPSFTQSIKRGTADWFGVSKDSDSTQRWRRKSLQHCSHLYGGLKPQVMREMELHSQDNLSLASTETPPPLYLPPHHPSHHHYGMQRIVDPLARGRAFRMVEEVDGCSVPQTPITPGTASLCSFSSSRSGLNRLPRRRKRESVAVMSLKAAAALMKGRTLGDSTAGQCRRRSFMPPSFFEDDTVDFPDDLDTSFFTRDGLQDELSSYADEVFETPSEADLKQLDERELTGSALDKSELERSHLMLPLERGWRKAKDGSLVHPRVRLKQEVVSANNQPQRGQRIVVPVKRLFAKEKRPYGLGIVGRLTNRSYRKRIDSFVKRQIEDMDDHRPFFTYWITFVHLLITILAVTIYGIAPIGFTQHETVDSVLRNKGVYENVKFVQQQNFWVGPSSEALIHLGAKFSPCMRQDGEIHKLIQEKRARERESGCCVRNDRSGCLQTLQEECSSTLAVWVKWPQHPSAPTLNGTVRQYGAVCHQDPRICLEPASVSPHDWPNDIAKWPVCTRYNSGNHTNLPHIDCTITGRPCCIGTKGRCEITSREYCDFMHGYFHEEATLCSQVACMDDVCGLLPFLNPEIPDQFSRLWLSLFLHAGILHCLVSVFFQMTVLRDIEKLAGWLRISIIYMLSGITGNLASAIFLPYRAEVGPAGSQFGILACLFVELFQSWQILERPWRAFAKLLAISVFFFSFGLLPWIDNFAHICGFVSGFFLSFAFLPYISFGQSDMYRKRVQICVFLLVFLGLLSALAVLFYVYPVKCDWCEYLTCIPITDKFCEKYDLNAHIL comes from the exons ATGGATGAGCAGGGCAGCAGGGACAACAGCCTGCAGAGGAAAAAGCCACCATGGCTCAAACTGGACATCCCGACAATCCAGCTGACACCGGATGACGCACCCAATATAAACCAG CCATTGAAGCGCCTGCGCAGTGTCAGCATGCCAGGTGAAAACCCCCAGACCCGCATAGCTGCCTTGGAAACTTCCAACAACTACCTCAGACCTCCTCTGGAGAGACTACCCTCCTTTACACAATCCATCAagag GGGTACAGCCGACTGGTTTGGGGTGAGCAAAGACAGCGACAGCACGCAgcgatggaggaggaagagcctGCAGCACTGCAGCCATCTTTACGGGGGTCTAAAGCCGCAGGTGATGAGGGAGATGGAGCTCCACAGCCAAGACAACCTCTCCCTGGCCAGCACTGAGACCCCTCCTCCCCTTTACCTCCCACCCCACCACCCCAGTCACCACCACTATGGCATGCAGAGG atcGTAGACCCCCTGGCACGGGGTCGGGCCTTCCGCATGGTGGAAGAGGTAGATGGCTGCAGTGTCCCGCAAACCCCCATCACGCCCGGCACTGCCTCCCTTTGCTCCTTTTCAAGCTCCCGCTCTGGCCTCAACAGGTTGCCTCGACGTCGCAAACGAGAGTCTGTCGCAGTCATGAGCCTAAAGGCTGCAGCAGCACTAATGAAG ggcCGGACGTTAGGAGACAGCACAGCCGGGCAGTGTCGCAGACGGAGTTTCATGCCTCCGAGTTTCTTTGAAGATGACACTGTGGACTTCCCTGATGATCTGGACACTTCTTTTTTCACCAGA GACGGCCTGCAGGATGAGCTGTCAAGCTATGCTGATGAAGTGTTTGAGACCCCCTCGGAGGCTGACCTCAAGCAGCTGGATGAGAGGGAGCTCACAGGAAGTGCACTGGACAAGAGCGAACTGGAGAGGAGTCACCTCATGCT GCCCTTGGAGCGAGGGTGGAGAAAAGCAAAAGACGGCTCTCTGGTTCATCCCAGGGTCCGcctgaaacaggaagttgtgAGCGCCAACAACCAGCCGCAGAGGGGACAGAGGATCGTGGTTCCTGTCAAGAGGTTGTTTGCCAAAGAGAAGAGGCCTTATGGACTCGGCATAGTCGGACGTCTCACCAACAGATCGTACCGCAAGCGTATTGACAGCTTTGTCAAAAGGCAGATCGAGGACATGGATGATCACAG GCCATTTTTCACCTATTGGATCACATTTGTCCACTTACTCATCACCATTCTTGCAGTCACTATCTACGGCATCGCACCTATTGGTTTCACACAACACGAAACAGTCGACTCT gtGTTGAGGAACAAGGGGGTTTATGAAAACGTCAAGTTTGTGCAGCAACAAAACTTTTGGGTGGGCCCAAGCTCA GAGGCGCTAATCCATCTGGGAGCAAAGTTTTCTCCATGCATGCGTCAAGACGGAGAGATCCACAAACTGATCCAGgagaagagagcgagagagagagagtctggtTGCTGCGTCAGGAACGATCGATCGGGCTGTCTGCAGACGTTGCAGGAGGAGTGTTCG AGCACTCTGGCTGTGTGGGTGAAGTGGCCTCAGCACCCTAGCGCTCCCACTCTTAATGGTACGGTCCGCCAGTATGGTGCGGTCTGCCATCAGGACCCCAG AATCTGTCTGGAGCCAGCCTCGGTTTCACCTCACGACTGGCCTAATGACATCGCCAAGTGGCCA GTTTGTACAAGGTACAACTCTGGGAATCACACCAATCTCCCCCACATAGACTGCACCATTACAGGCCGGCCCTGCTGCATCGGAACCAAAGGACG GTGTGAAATCACTTCCAGGGAGTACTGTGACTTTATGCACGGCTACTTCCACGAGGAGGCTACTCTCTGCTCACAG gtGGCCTGCATGGATGACGTGTGTGGTTTGCTGCCTTTCCTCAACCCAGAAATTCCAGACCAGTTCTCTCGGCTCTggctgtctctctttctccatgCAGG GATCCTGCACTGCCTGGTGTCCGTGTTTTTCCAGATGACAGTGCTAAGAGACATAGAGAAGCTGGCAGGCTGGCTCAGGATCTCCATCATCTATATGCTGAGCGGCATCACCGGCAACCTGGCCTCTGCCATCTTCCTGCCCTACAGAGCAGAG GTTGGTCCTGCAGGCAGTCAGTTTGGCATCCTGGCCTGCCTGTTCGTGGAGCTGTTTCAGAGCTGGCAGATCCTGGAGCGACCATGGAGAGCCTTCGCAAAGCTGCTGGccatctctgtcttcttcttctcctttggTCTGCTTCCTTGGATCGACAACTTTGCCCATATCTGTGGTTTCGTGTCAGGATTCTTCCTGTCCTTTGCCTTTCTGCCATACATCAG CTTTGGACAATCTGACATGTACCGTAAACGGGTCCAGATCTGCGTCTTCCTGCTGGTGTTCCTGGGTCTGCTCTCCGCCCTGGCCGTCCTTTTCTACGTTTACCCAGTAAAGTGTGACTGGTGCGAGTACCTCACCTGCATCCCCATCACAGACAAGTTCTGCGAGAAGTACGACCTGAACGCACACATCCTCTGA
- the rhbdf1b gene encoding inactive rhomboid protein 1 isoform X4, translating to MGTADWFGVSKDSDSTQRWRRKSLQHCSHLYGGLKPQVMREMELHSQDNLSLASTETPPPLYLPPHHPSHHHYGMQRIVDPLARGRAFRMVEEVDGCSVPQTPITPGTASLCSFSSSRSGLNRLPRRRKRESVAVMSLKAAAALMKGRTLGDSTAGQCRRRSFMPPSFFEDDTVDFPDDLDTSFFTRDGLQDELSSYADEVFETPSEADLKQLDERELTGSALDKSELERSHLMLPLERGWRKAKDGSLVHPRVRLKQEVVSANNQPQRGQRIVVPVKRLFAKEKRPYGLGIVGRLTNRSYRKRIDSFVKRQIEDMDDHRPFFTYWITFVHLLITILAVTIYGIAPIGFTQHETVDSVLRNKGVYENVKFVQQQNFWVGPSSEALIHLGAKFSPCMRQDGEIHKLIQEKRARERESGCCVRNDRSGCLQTLQEECSSTLAVWVKWPQHPSAPTLNGTVRQYGAVCHQDPRICLEPASVSPHDWPNDIAKWPVCTRYNSGNHTNLPHIDCTITGRPCCIGTKGRCEITSREYCDFMHGYFHEEATLCSQVACMDDVCGLLPFLNPEIPDQFSRLWLSLFLHAGILHCLVSVFFQMTVLRDIEKLAGWLRISIIYMLSGITGNLASAIFLPYRAEVGPAGSQFGILACLFVELFQSWQILERPWRAFAKLLAISVFFFSFGLLPWIDNFAHICGFVSGFFLSFAFLPYISFGQSDMYRKRVQICVFLLVFLGLLSALAVLFYVYPVKCDWCEYLTCIPITDKFCEKYDLNAHIL from the exons at GGGTACAGCCGACTGGTTTGGGGTGAGCAAAGACAGCGACAGCACGCAgcgatggaggaggaagagcctGCAGCACTGCAGCCATCTTTACGGGGGTCTAAAGCCGCAGGTGATGAGGGAGATGGAGCTCCACAGCCAAGACAACCTCTCCCTGGCCAGCACTGAGACCCCTCCTCCCCTTTACCTCCCACCCCACCACCCCAGTCACCACCACTATGGCATGCAGAGG atcGTAGACCCCCTGGCACGGGGTCGGGCCTTCCGCATGGTGGAAGAGGTAGATGGCTGCAGTGTCCCGCAAACCCCCATCACGCCCGGCACTGCCTCCCTTTGCTCCTTTTCAAGCTCCCGCTCTGGCCTCAACAGGTTGCCTCGACGTCGCAAACGAGAGTCTGTCGCAGTCATGAGCCTAAAGGCTGCAGCAGCACTAATGAAG ggcCGGACGTTAGGAGACAGCACAGCCGGGCAGTGTCGCAGACGGAGTTTCATGCCTCCGAGTTTCTTTGAAGATGACACTGTGGACTTCCCTGATGATCTGGACACTTCTTTTTTCACCAGA GACGGCCTGCAGGATGAGCTGTCAAGCTATGCTGATGAAGTGTTTGAGACCCCCTCGGAGGCTGACCTCAAGCAGCTGGATGAGAGGGAGCTCACAGGAAGTGCACTGGACAAGAGCGAACTGGAGAGGAGTCACCTCATGCT GCCCTTGGAGCGAGGGTGGAGAAAAGCAAAAGACGGCTCTCTGGTTCATCCCAGGGTCCGcctgaaacaggaagttgtgAGCGCCAACAACCAGCCGCAGAGGGGACAGAGGATCGTGGTTCCTGTCAAGAGGTTGTTTGCCAAAGAGAAGAGGCCTTATGGACTCGGCATAGTCGGACGTCTCACCAACAGATCGTACCGCAAGCGTATTGACAGCTTTGTCAAAAGGCAGATCGAGGACATGGATGATCACAG GCCATTTTTCACCTATTGGATCACATTTGTCCACTTACTCATCACCATTCTTGCAGTCACTATCTACGGCATCGCACCTATTGGTTTCACACAACACGAAACAGTCGACTCT gtGTTGAGGAACAAGGGGGTTTATGAAAACGTCAAGTTTGTGCAGCAACAAAACTTTTGGGTGGGCCCAAGCTCA GAGGCGCTAATCCATCTGGGAGCAAAGTTTTCTCCATGCATGCGTCAAGACGGAGAGATCCACAAACTGATCCAGgagaagagagcgagagagagagagtctggtTGCTGCGTCAGGAACGATCGATCGGGCTGTCTGCAGACGTTGCAGGAGGAGTGTTCG AGCACTCTGGCTGTGTGGGTGAAGTGGCCTCAGCACCCTAGCGCTCCCACTCTTAATGGTACGGTCCGCCAGTATGGTGCGGTCTGCCATCAGGACCCCAG AATCTGTCTGGAGCCAGCCTCGGTTTCACCTCACGACTGGCCTAATGACATCGCCAAGTGGCCA GTTTGTACAAGGTACAACTCTGGGAATCACACCAATCTCCCCCACATAGACTGCACCATTACAGGCCGGCCCTGCTGCATCGGAACCAAAGGACG GTGTGAAATCACTTCCAGGGAGTACTGTGACTTTATGCACGGCTACTTCCACGAGGAGGCTACTCTCTGCTCACAG gtGGCCTGCATGGATGACGTGTGTGGTTTGCTGCCTTTCCTCAACCCAGAAATTCCAGACCAGTTCTCTCGGCTCTggctgtctctctttctccatgCAGG GATCCTGCACTGCCTGGTGTCCGTGTTTTTCCAGATGACAGTGCTAAGAGACATAGAGAAGCTGGCAGGCTGGCTCAGGATCTCCATCATCTATATGCTGAGCGGCATCACCGGCAACCTGGCCTCTGCCATCTTCCTGCCCTACAGAGCAGAG GTTGGTCCTGCAGGCAGTCAGTTTGGCATCCTGGCCTGCCTGTTCGTGGAGCTGTTTCAGAGCTGGCAGATCCTGGAGCGACCATGGAGAGCCTTCGCAAAGCTGCTGGccatctctgtcttcttcttctcctttggTCTGCTTCCTTGGATCGACAACTTTGCCCATATCTGTGGTTTCGTGTCAGGATTCTTCCTGTCCTTTGCCTTTCTGCCATACATCAG CTTTGGACAATCTGACATGTACCGTAAACGGGTCCAGATCTGCGTCTTCCTGCTGGTGTTCCTGGGTCTGCTCTCCGCCCTGGCCGTCCTTTTCTACGTTTACCCAGTAAAGTGTGACTGGTGCGAGTACCTCACCTGCATCCCCATCACAGACAAGTTCTGCGAGAAGTACGACCTGAACGCACACATCCTCTGA